The following proteins are co-located in the Gloeocapsa sp. PCC 7428 genome:
- a CDS encoding DUF4132 domain-containing protein, whose protein sequence is MEIPTLLQERVALFEQEISSLLADVWQIEQRIKSYQRFYTQQGIYELLLAGEMATLKEEIISTNGGHTIFGWIIPQDFEHSLQTLVQRSLEQLATRIPVHKLGSLAADMYFNPMLWQSSYILNVPEYQAIVEILTACLIKFTPPDICDRLANRLTQILANPFYTNEVEIKQRQSICCVPDLYLTPTLEGCLTLLLELPPSLQNLHLVEQLVLGKWDFGPFDPSDYFGKMYYIPQNILGYGLDAQSQQQQWRSQFDVYAYPYDFDSCKSIRAYQIYGRGFYSQSDKGLCYYFPRLMNRLYEHRRFSYTEFCQAVQHLPLILRDACELMADGFVTPFHTQVSDEFSRIILEYCDKLARETAQNLSKQNYHILTQIKKFQGSYYLLEAARQHSFYQLGKLVCSHAHKYFRSTNKVKWQDRITKAVVNLAQATDTEPESPSDRQALIAQLQTVPSISLKYLLPIAQNSQNVLCVALGWDEALPLITTLKIIKQNTADTFKVELDLKIVAALRSAFVQAGNLREEIWKLWREAKVFDKNTVFLIEAIAGWNRTEIEQSLAKRKQIAVKAYGLLPLERGQEEVLERYLFLQQFLKESKKFGAEKQANEQTAVQHALAYLAQVAGYPNVQRLESMMEARFNQKIAPETCHWSVGEYQVTLALSQADVQLIVHRGDRLLKSVPGVVRQNPTYTEIKATVQQLRNQMTRFRRHFEEIMATGQSLSYEELSVLSQIPIARDILNQLVLLTEQSCGLFIADALAIQNLDGKLIPLQNQTYIAHPYHLFHKGELAAWQQEIVHQRLVQPFKQVFRELYLLTPAEQETYNYSYRFAGHKLESRVVVRLLQSRGWQLGYGEYPIPFKVFPELDLVAYFEFQDVSYYLSAFAEITSDRIYFQANQFIDGTALPLIDIPPIVFSEVMRDADLVVSVAQREKEVRLSPETYQQRGDLIQRLVADLGLANVTVAGHFAQVQGKLACYQVHLASAAIHIEPGHHLCVVPDRWGKQQRIFLPFTDSGNSKISEVVSKILLLANDDKIKDKSIVHQIQMRL, encoded by the coding sequence ATGGAAATACCAACCTTGTTGCAAGAAAGAGTTGCCTTATTTGAACAAGAGATTTCCTCTTTACTTGCAGATGTATGGCAGATAGAGCAAAGAATTAAAAGTTATCAACGTTTTTATACGCAACAGGGAATATACGAGTTGCTACTTGCGGGTGAAATGGCAACCTTGAAAGAGGAAATAATCAGTACCAATGGTGGGCATACAATTTTTGGCTGGATCATACCTCAAGATTTTGAGCATTCTTTGCAGACACTGGTACAAAGAAGTTTAGAGCAATTAGCAACACGCATACCAGTACATAAACTAGGTAGCTTGGCGGCTGATATGTATTTCAATCCGATGCTTTGGCAGAGTTCTTACATACTCAATGTACCGGAGTATCAGGCTATTGTAGAAATTTTAACTGCTTGCTTGATTAAATTTACTCCACCTGATATCTGCGATCGCCTAGCAAATAGATTGACACAAATCCTAGCCAATCCCTTTTATACCAACGAAGTCGAAATTAAACAGCGTCAGAGTATTTGCTGTGTTCCTGATTTATATTTAACACCAACTTTAGAAGGTTGTTTAACCTTACTACTAGAACTACCACCCTCTTTGCAAAACTTACATCTTGTTGAACAACTTGTGCTTGGAAAGTGGGATTTTGGACCATTTGATCCCTCTGATTACTTTGGGAAAATGTACTACATTCCTCAAAATATTCTTGGTTACGGTTTGGATGCTCAATCTCAACAACAGCAATGGCGATCGCAATTTGATGTGTATGCTTACCCATATGATTTTGACAGTTGTAAGTCGATTCGGGCATATCAAATTTATGGACGCGGTTTCTACTCACAATCAGACAAAGGACTTTGCTATTACTTTCCACGCTTGATGAATCGCTTATACGAACATAGACGTTTTAGCTATACAGAATTTTGTCAAGCTGTGCAACATTTACCGCTAATTCTTCGTGATGCTTGCGAATTAATGGCTGATGGATTTGTCACTCCTTTTCACACACAAGTTAGTGACGAATTTAGTCGAATAATTTTAGAATATTGTGACAAACTAGCACGGGAAACAGCACAAAATCTTTCAAAACAAAATTACCACATCCTGACGCAAATTAAGAAATTCCAAGGTAGTTATTATTTACTAGAAGCTGCTAGACAACATAGTTTTTACCAGCTTGGTAAGCTTGTGTGTTCTCACGCGCACAAGTATTTTAGGAGTACGAACAAAGTTAAATGGCAAGATAGAATCACTAAAGCTGTGGTTAACTTGGCACAAGCAACCGACACTGAACCAGAATCACCTAGCGATCGTCAAGCACTGATTGCCCAGTTGCAAACAGTACCTTCTATCTCATTAAAATATTTACTACCTATTGCTCAAAATAGCCAGAATGTATTGTGTGTAGCTTTAGGTTGGGATGAAGCATTACCTCTCATAACTACGCTGAAAATTATTAAACAAAACACTGCCGATACATTTAAAGTAGAACTTGATTTGAAAATAGTTGCTGCGCTGAGAAGTGCTTTTGTACAAGCAGGGAATTTAAGGGAAGAAATTTGGAAGCTATGGCGTGAAGCTAAAGTTTTTGATAAGAATACTGTATTTTTAATCGAGGCGATCGCTGGTTGGAATCGTACAGAAATTGAACAGTCACTAGCTAAACGCAAACAAATCGCTGTCAAAGCTTATGGCTTGTTACCCCTCGAACGAGGACAAGAAGAAGTTCTAGAACGTTATTTATTTCTACAGCAGTTTCTCAAAGAAAGCAAGAAATTTGGTGCAGAAAAACAAGCGAATGAACAGACAGCAGTGCAACACGCTTTAGCGTATTTAGCACAAGTTGCAGGCTATCCTAACGTGCAACGCTTAGAGTCAATGATGGAGGCGCGTTTCAACCAAAAGATAGCGCCAGAAACGTGTCATTGGTCAGTTGGTGAATATCAAGTCACACTTGCTTTGAGCCAAGCCGACGTGCAACTTATTGTACACCGAGGCGATCGCTTGCTTAAGTCTGTGCCTGGGGTTGTTCGCCAAAATCCAACTTATACGGAAATTAAAGCAACGGTGCAGCAACTGCGCAATCAGATGACTCGCTTTCGCCGTCATTTTGAGGAAATAATGGCAACAGGACAGTCATTAAGCTACGAGGAACTGAGTGTCTTGAGCCAAATCCCGATCGCACGGGATATCTTGAATCAACTTGTTTTATTGACAGAACAAAGCTGTGGTTTGTTTATAGCTGATGCCTTGGCAATACAAAACTTAGATGGTAAATTGATACCATTACAAAATCAAACTTATATCGCTCATCCGTATCATCTTTTTCACAAAGGCGAACTAGCAGCATGGCAACAAGAAATTGTTCATCAACGGCTTGTACAACCTTTTAAACAAGTGTTTCGCGAACTTTACTTGCTCACCCCTGCGGAACAAGAAACTTATAATTATTCATATCGCTTTGCAGGACATAAACTAGAATCGCGGGTTGTTGTAAGGTTATTGCAATCGCGCGGTTGGCAGCTTGGTTATGGCGAGTATCCTATACCGTTTAAAGTTTTTCCAGAATTAGATTTGGTCGCCTATTTTGAGTTTCAAGATGTTAGTTATTATTTATCCGCATTCGCGGAGATTACAAGCGATCGCATTTATTTTCAAGCCAATCAATTTATTGATGGAACAGCGTTACCGTTAATTGATATCCCGCCAATCGTATTCTCTGAAGTGATGCGTGATGCTGATTTAGTCGTTTCAGTAGCCCAACGCGAGAAAGAAGTGCGTTTATCTCCAGAAACTTATCAACAACGCGGTGATTTAATTCAGAGGCTAGTTGCTGATTTGGGTTTAGCAAATGTGACTGTTGCAGGACATTTTGCGCAGGTACAAGGAAAACTCGCTTGCTATCAAGTACATCTTGCTAGTGCAGCAATTCACATCGAACCAGGACATCATCTTTGCGTTGTTCCAGATCGCTGGGGAAAACAACAGAGAATCTTCTTGCCTTTTACCGATAGTGGCAATTCAAAGATCAGTGAGGTAGTTAGTAAGATTCTACTATTAGCGAATGATGACAAAATCAAAGATAAAAGTATCGTGCATCAGATTCAGATGAGATTGTAA
- the nblB gene encoding phycobilisome degradation protein NblB — protein MSVAPETVKQMLSSEDLGERLRAVNQIRELEDTALAFELAQSAVQDPNARVRYSAVSQMDTLGGQNLQVTLDLLRDRLKNDPEPDVQAAAADCIGALKLTEAYTDLEQLYHSTSEWLIKFSIVATLGELGDPRSFDLLQEALNSDIDLVKTAAISSLGDLEDARAVELLAPYVSNADWQVRYRAAQALGKLGGTQAQSILKEMVNDEVEAVAQEAKTALEQIG, from the coding sequence ATGAGTGTTGCACCTGAAACTGTTAAACAAATGCTTAGTTCTGAAGATTTGGGAGAACGCTTGCGGGCGGTGAACCAAATTCGGGAACTCGAAGATACCGCGCTGGCTTTTGAATTGGCACAAAGCGCAGTTCAAGATCCTAATGCACGCGTCCGTTATTCGGCGGTCAGCCAAATGGATACTTTGGGCGGACAAAATTTGCAAGTGACATTAGATTTGTTGCGTGATCGCCTCAAAAATGACCCTGAACCTGACGTCCAAGCCGCTGCTGCGGATTGCATCGGTGCTTTAAAATTAACTGAGGCATATACTGATTTAGAGCAACTCTATCACAGCACAAGTGAGTGGCTGATCAAGTTTAGTATTGTTGCTACATTAGGCGAATTAGGCGATCCGCGTTCGTTTGACTTGCTTCAAGAAGCACTCAATTCAGATATTGACTTAGTAAAAACTGCGGCAATTAGTTCGTTAGGAGACTTAGAAGACGCACGCGCCGTAGAACTTTTAGCCCCCTATGTCTCCAACGCAGATTGGCAAGTACGCTACCGTGCTGCTCAAGCTTTAGGAAAATTGGGTGGAACGCAAGCGCAGTCGATATTAAAAGAGATGGTAAATGACGAAGTAGAAGCTGTAGCGCAGGAAGCTAAAACGGCTTTAGAGCAGATAGGTTAG
- a CDS encoding CBS domain-containing protein, translated as MPKTVAEVMSRDPIVVRPETPLNEAIQILAEKRISGLPVIDDDGKLVGIISETDLMWQETGVTPPAYIMILDSVIYLQNPAKYERDLHKALGQTVGEVMSSDPVTVSPDKSLREAAKLMHDREVRRLPVIDAEGKIIGILTRGDVVRAMAADE; from the coding sequence ATGCCTAAGACTGTTGCCGAGGTGATGAGCCGCGATCCAATTGTCGTGCGCCCAGAAACACCGTTAAACGAAGCTATTCAGATTCTGGCAGAGAAACGCATCAGCGGTTTGCCTGTGATTGACGATGATGGCAAACTGGTAGGCATTATCTCTGAAACAGACTTGATGTGGCAGGAAACGGGTGTTACTCCGCCTGCTTACATTATGATTCTCGATAGTGTGATTTATTTACAAAATCCAGCCAAATACGAGCGCGATTTGCACAAAGCGTTAGGGCAAACTGTCGGGGAAGTGATGAGTAGCGATCCAGTTACTGTTTCGCCAGATAAGTCTTTAAGAGAAGCTGCCAAGTTAATGCACGATCGCGAAGTTCGTCGCTTACCTGTTATTGATGCCGAAGGAAAAATCATTGGCATTCTCACGCGTGGCGATGTCGTGCGGGCAATGGCAGCAGATGAATAA
- a CDS encoding M42 family metallopeptidase has translation MYDEIFNRIEELVMHHSPSGAEAEINQLLLQKFAASVEVWHDRADNVIAKIPGQDASRAIAITAHKDEIGAIVKTVGDAGQVEVRRLGGSYPWIYGEGVVDLLGDNETISGILSFGSRHVSHESPQKELQEDTPVKWENAWIETKCTPEELNAVGIRPGTRVVIGKHRKRPVRIKDHIASYTLDNKASVAILLALAEQVKQPVVDIYLVASAKEEVGAIGALYFSQRQHLDALIALEICPLAPEYPIKSGEAPVILSQDGYGIYDETLNGQLRQVAQKLEMPVQLATLSGFGSDASIAMKFGHVPRAACLAFPTQNTHGYEIAHLGAIANCIQLLQAFCETPFD, from the coding sequence ATGTACGACGAAATATTTAACCGGATTGAAGAATTGGTGATGCATCATTCGCCGAGTGGTGCTGAAGCAGAGATTAATCAATTATTACTACAAAAATTTGCCGCGTCAGTAGAAGTATGGCATGATCGCGCGGATAACGTTATTGCGAAAATTCCAGGACAGGATGCGAGTCGAGCGATCGCAATTACCGCACACAAAGACGAAATTGGTGCAATTGTCAAAACAGTAGGCGATGCGGGACAAGTCGAAGTCCGCAGGCTAGGAGGTTCTTATCCTTGGATTTATGGCGAAGGCGTTGTTGATTTACTCGGTGATAACGAAACGATAAGCGGTATTTTGAGTTTTGGTTCGCGTCATGTATCGCACGAATCACCGCAAAAAGAATTGCAAGAAGATACTCCAGTCAAATGGGAAAACGCTTGGATTGAAACCAAGTGTACGCCAGAAGAACTCAATGCGGTGGGAATTCGCCCAGGAACGCGGGTAGTCATCGGCAAACATCGCAAACGCCCAGTGCGCATAAAAGATCATATCGCGAGTTACACACTGGATAATAAAGCCTCTGTCGCAATTTTGCTGGCATTAGCCGAACAGGTAAAACAGCCCGTTGTCGATATTTATCTTGTGGCTTCAGCAAAAGAAGAAGTCGGTGCGATCGGCGCGCTGTATTTTAGTCAAAGACAGCATCTAGATGCTTTGATTGCCTTAGAAATTTGTCCCCTCGCGCCAGAATACCCAATCAAATCGGGAGAAGCACCCGTAATTCTATCTCAAGATGGATACGGAATTTACGATGAAACACTTAATGGGCAACTAAGACAAGTGGCACAAAAGCTAGAGATGCCAGTACAACTCGCAACATTGAGCGGTTTTGGTAGCGATGCTTCAATTGCTATGAAATTTGGTCATGTTCCGCGTGCGGCGTGTTTAGCATTCCCCACACAAAACACCCACGGTTATGAAATTGCGCATTTGGGTGCGATCGCCAACTGCATTCAATTACTTCAAGCCTTCTGCGAAACTCCTTTCGATTGA
- a CDS encoding ATP-binding protein: MNVNANYSQPSLSVQNLDLLDTISNPLATIGAELAFIQNADGCYLAFYWQQAKEHGITDEQITGTALDEIFTPVNQKDYREKLQRVIQSAMPEQSQCLFRCAEKLFFLDIILVPVLTASAQTNTVLVMGRSHEGQVKTANHATETFPRLKKQLTQIARNIRRTLDLDIIWQQAVDSLGKALGATQCIIYSYLPEQGYLRAVAEYTTEPIPSTVGLEFAIAQEPSFCQALATLQPIVIEKTTQQVQLIVATCYQDQPNGLISLVYDSTQRDRDCPQHWSVAETDLVGEVADQIGTAIAHATLYKELELARQQAEEASRLKSEFLANTSHEIRTPLNGMIGFLKLILEGMADDPQEQQEFIQEAYSSAIHLLDIINDILDIAKIEAGKMELELGPVKLDELFVAVEEFTRTQAEQKNLSFHICMPDTSDEIILHGNYQRLKQVLLNLVSNALKFTHEGGITINADVVRKKFTFQNQEFPGLVKVRVADTGIGVSLDKQDKLFQSFSQVDGSRTRQYGGTGLGLTISQKLVEAMGGTVNFYSMGEGLGSTVTFTVPLYQVPVMVSIPTEDFDV, encoded by the coding sequence ATGAATGTTAACGCCAATTATTCTCAACCGTCACTTTCTGTGCAAAACTTAGACTTGCTCGACACGATATCTAATCCGCTAGCAACTATAGGTGCAGAGTTAGCTTTTATACAAAATGCAGACGGTTGCTACTTAGCTTTTTATTGGCAACAGGCAAAGGAACATGGAATTACCGACGAGCAAATAACTGGAACGGCGCTTGACGAAATTTTTACCCCAGTAAACCAGAAGGATTATCGCGAAAAGCTTCAGAGAGTCATACAAAGCGCAATGCCTGAACAATCTCAGTGTTTGTTTCGTTGTGCAGAAAAATTGTTTTTTTTAGATATTATTCTTGTCCCAGTATTAACAGCTAGCGCTCAAACGAATACAGTTTTAGTCATGGGGCGATCGCACGAAGGACAAGTAAAAACCGCGAATCACGCCACAGAAACATTCCCCAGGCTCAAAAAACAGTTGACGCAAATCGCCCGCAACATTCGTCGGACGTTAGATTTAGATATTATTTGGCAGCAAGCAGTTGATAGCTTAGGTAAAGCCTTGGGCGCAACGCAGTGCATTATTTATTCTTATTTACCAGAACAAGGTTATCTTCGCGCGGTTGCAGAATACACGACTGAGCCAATTCCTTCAACGGTCGGGTTAGAATTTGCGATCGCCCAAGAGCCAAGCTTTTGTCAAGCACTCGCAACATTACAACCGATCGTTATTGAGAAAACGACTCAACAGGTACAACTCATCGTCGCCACTTGTTATCAAGACCAACCAAATGGCTTAATTAGTTTAGTTTACGATAGCACTCAACGCGATCGAGACTGCCCGCAACATTGGAGTGTCGCGGAAACAGATCTGGTAGGAGAAGTTGCGGATCAAATTGGAACGGCGATCGCCCACGCAACGCTTTACAAAGAACTCGAACTCGCACGCCAACAAGCCGAAGAAGCTTCGCGACTCAAAAGCGAGTTTCTCGCAAACACTTCGCACGAGATCCGCACGCCACTCAACGGCATGATCGGCTTTTTAAAATTAATTTTGGAGGGCATGGCAGACGACCCCCAAGAGCAGCAAGAATTTATTCAAGAGGCATATTCTTCGGCAATTCATTTGCTCGATATCATCAATGACATCTTAGACATTGCCAAAATAGAAGCTGGCAAGATGGAACTAGAACTAGGTCCTGTCAAGCTTGATGAACTTTTTGTTGCTGTAGAAGAATTTACACGCACTCAAGCTGAACAGAAAAACTTGAGCTTTCACATTTGTATGCCAGATACCTCCGATGAAATTATTCTGCACGGTAACTATCAAAGACTCAAGCAAGTGCTGCTTAATTTAGTCAGCAACGCGCTGAAATTTACTCATGAAGGCGGAATTACAATTAATGCTGATGTTGTCCGCAAGAAGTTTACCTTCCAAAATCAGGAATTTCCAGGGTTAGTCAAAGTCCGCGTTGCGGATACGGGAATTGGTGTTTCGCTCGATAAACAAGACAAACTCTTTCAATCTTTTAGTCAAGTCGATGGATCGCGGACACGACAATACGGCGGTACAGGGTTAGGACTGACAATTTCGCAAAAATTAGTAGAAGCAATGGGCGGTACAGTTAACTTCTACAGTATGGGCGAAGGACTCGGCTCAACTGTGACATTTACTGTGCCACTCTATCAAGTACCCGTGATGGTATCAATACCAACGGAAGATTTTGACGTGTAA
- the lepA gene encoding translation elongation factor 4, which yields MTDVPAERIRNFSIIAHIDHGKSTLADRLLQTTGTVEVRQMKEQFLDNMDLERERGITIKLQAARMNYQAQDGQDYVLNLIDTPGHVDFSYEVSRSLAACEGALLVVDASQGVEAQTLANVYLALEHNLEIIPVLNKIDLPGAEPNRVAGEIEEIIGLDCSGAILASAKEGIGIDEILEAIVQRVPPPRDTVNDPLRALIFDSYYDSYRGVIVYFRVMDGTVKKGDRIRLMASGKEYEIDELGVLSPNQKQVDELHAGEVGYLAAAIKAVADARVGDTITLATKPAAEPLPGYTEAKPMVFCGMFPIDADQFEDLRDALDKLKLNDAALNFEPETSSAMGFGFRCGFLGLLHMEIVQERLEREYDLDLIITAPSVVYRVTTVKGEVLYIDNPSTLPAPNEREKIEEPYVQVDMITPETYVGTLMELCQNRRGVFKDMKYLTQGRTTLTYELPLAEVVTDFFDQMKSRSRGYASMEYQLIGYRENPLVKLDIMINSDPVDSLAMIVHRDKAYNVGRAMAEKLKELIPRHQFKVPIQAAIGSKVIASEHIPALRKDVLAKCYGGDISRKKKLLQKQAKGKKRMKAVGTVDVPQEAFMAVLRLDQA from the coding sequence ATGACTGACGTCCCCGCAGAGCGCATTCGTAATTTCTCTATTATTGCTCACATCGACCACGGGAAATCGACCCTTGCCGATCGCTTGCTACAAACCACTGGTACAGTAGAAGTTCGGCAAATGAAAGAGCAGTTTCTCGACAACATGGACTTGGAACGGGAGCGCGGCATTACAATTAAGTTGCAAGCGGCTCGGATGAACTATCAAGCTCAAGATGGTCAAGATTATGTCTTGAATCTAATTGATACTCCTGGACACGTTGACTTTTCTTACGAAGTGTCGCGGAGTTTAGCAGCGTGTGAAGGTGCATTGCTCGTAGTTGATGCTTCGCAAGGAGTCGAAGCACAAACCTTAGCCAATGTTTACCTAGCATTAGAACATAATCTAGAAATTATCCCTGTTTTAAATAAAATCGACTTACCAGGAGCCGAACCTAACCGAGTCGCGGGGGAAATTGAAGAAATTATCGGGCTTGATTGTAGTGGTGCGATTCTAGCTTCGGCGAAAGAAGGGATTGGGATTGATGAAATTTTAGAGGCGATTGTCCAGCGCGTCCCACCACCGCGAGATACCGTTAACGATCCTTTACGCGCGTTGATTTTTGATAGCTACTACGACAGTTACCGAGGCGTGATTGTCTATTTCCGCGTGATGGATGGTACGGTCAAAAAAGGCGATCGCATTCGCTTGATGGCGTCAGGAAAAGAATACGAAATTGACGAGTTGGGCGTTCTTTCTCCGAATCAAAAGCAAGTTGACGAACTTCATGCAGGCGAAGTAGGTTATCTCGCCGCCGCAATCAAAGCGGTAGCAGACGCACGGGTAGGCGACACGATTACCTTAGCAACAAAACCAGCCGCAGAACCCTTACCAGGTTACACCGAAGCTAAGCCAATGGTGTTTTGTGGAATGTTTCCCATCGACGCGGATCAGTTTGAAGATTTGCGCGATGCGTTGGACAAGTTAAAACTTAACGACGCGGCGTTGAATTTTGAACCGGAAACATCAAGTGCAATGGGTTTTGGCTTCCGTTGCGGCTTTTTGGGATTGCTGCACATGGAAATTGTGCAAGAACGTTTAGAACGCGAGTACGATCTCGATCTGATTATTACTGCCCCTTCTGTGGTTTACCGCGTCACAACGGTTAAGGGTGAGGTGCTGTATATTGATAATCCCAGTACGTTACCTGCACCCAACGAACGCGAAAAAATTGAAGAACCGTATGTTCAAGTTGACATGATTACGCCAGAAACGTATGTCGGGACTTTGATGGAGTTGTGTCAAAATCGGCGCGGTGTCTTTAAAGATATGAAGTACTTGACACAAGGGCGCACGACGCTAACGTATGAGTTACCACTTGCAGAAGTTGTCACCGACTTTTTCGATCAAATGAAGTCGCGATCGCGCGGTTATGCCAGCATGGAGTATCAACTGATCGGCTACCGCGAAAACCCATTAGTCAAACTTGATATCATGATTAACAGCGATCCTGTCGATTCACTAGCGATGATTGTGCATCGCGATAAAGCCTATAATGTGGGACGGGCAATGGCAGAAAAACTGAAAGAACTCATTCCCCGCCATCAATTTAAAGTTCCGATTCAGGCGGCGATCGGCAGTAAAGTTATTGCCAGCGAACACATCCCAGCTTTACGTAAAGATGTTTTAGCTAAGTGCTATGGTGGCGACATCAGCCGTAAGAAAAAGCTGCTGCAAAAGCAAGCAAAAGGGAAAAAGCGCATGAAAGCTGTCGGGACTGTCGATGTTCCACAAGAGGCATTTATGGCAGTACTACGCTTGGATCAGGCTTAG
- a CDS encoding Uma2 family endonuclease, with the protein MTSATSLNTEIDYPDSDGKPMAESDYQRPYVAYGTEVLNIFFADQPQVYVSGNLLIYYEEGNPKACVSPDVFVVLNRPKGKRSSYKVWQENNQYPDFILEITSRSTVSEDQGIKRGLYAFWGVSEYFQYDPSADYLEPPLQGYQLIDGNYFLLPATTLPNGGLSITSKVLGLELHLEQGELRFYNPATGEKLLSHAEAEAARQAAQSKAERLAARLRELGIDPDLV; encoded by the coding sequence ATGACAAGCGCAACCTCGCTAAATACTGAGATCGACTACCCCGATTCTGATGGCAAGCCGATGGCTGAAAGTGACTACCAACGTCCCTATGTGGCATATGGCACTGAAGTTCTGAACATCTTCTTTGCCGATCAGCCTCAGGTTTACGTCTCCGGCAACTTGCTAATTTACTATGAAGAGGGCAACCCTAAAGCCTGCGTTTCTCCAGATGTATTTGTTGTCCTGAATCGTCCCAAAGGCAAACGCTCATCCTATAAAGTTTGGCAGGAAAACAACCAATATCCCGATTTTATTTTGGAAATTACGTCTCGCTCTACGGTGAGTGAAGATCAGGGCATTAAGCGAGGACTCTACGCCTTCTGGGGTGTGTCCGAATACTTTCAATATGACCCCAGCGCCGATTATCTAGAGCCACCTCTCCAGGGCTACCAACTCATTGATGGAAATTATTTCCTGTTACCTGCAACAACCTTACCCAATGGCGGCTTGTCAATTACCAGTAAGGTTTTGGGTTTAGAACTCCATCTAGAACAAGGGGAACTTCGTTTTTACAATCCTGCGACAGGTGAAAAACTTCTGAGTCACGCAGAAGCAGAAGCCGCTAGACAAGCTGCACAAAGTAAAGCAGAACGGTTAGCCGCCAGGTTACGAGAACTGGGAATTGATCCCGATTTGGTATAA